A window from Gossypium raimondii isolate GPD5lz chromosome 7, ASM2569854v1, whole genome shotgun sequence encodes these proteins:
- the LOC105762242 gene encoding NADP-dependent malic enzyme has translation MPNTMLSFKHLLRPVLGGEERRCLLLLRTMMNGGNLVDNDSAVAGGVEDMYGEDIATTGQPVTPWTVSVASGYTLMRDPRHNKGLAFTERERDAHYLRGLLPPIVLSQELQEKRIMHMLRQYKVPLQRYMAMMDLQERNERLFYKLLIDNVEELLPVVYTPTVGEACQKYGSIFRRPQGLYISLKEKGKILEVLKNWPERSVQVIVVTDGERILGLGDLGCQGMGIPVGKLSLYTALGGVRPSACLPITIDVGTNNEKLLNNEFYIGLRQRRATGQEYAELLHEFMSAVKQNYGEKVLIQFEDFANHNAFELLARYRSSHLVFNDDIQGTASVVLAGLLAALKLLGGTLADHRFLFLGAGEAGTGIAELIALEMSKQTGNPIEENRKKIWLVDSKGLIVDSRKHSLQHFKKPWAHEHEPVSKLVDAVKAIKPTVLIGTSGVGKQFTREVVEAMASINEKPLIMALSNPTSQAECTAEEAYTWSEGRAIFASGSPFDPFEYDGKVFVPGQANNAYIFPGFGLGVIMSGAIRVHDDMLLTASEALAAQVTEEHFKKGLIYPPFSDIRKISANIAAKVAAKAYELGLASHLPQPEDLVKYAESCMYSPVYRSYR, from the exons ATGCCTAACACCATGCTTTCCTTCAAACATTTGCTG AGACCGGTGTTGGGTGGAGAAGAAAGAAGGTGTTTATTATTGCTGAGAACGATGATGAACGGTGGTAATTTAGTGGATAACGATTCAGCTGTTGCTGGTGGTGTTGAGGATATGTATGGTGAGGATATTGCCACCACGGGTCAGCCTGTTACCCCTTGGACCGTCTCTGTTGCTAG TGGATATACCTTAATGCGAGACCCACGTCACAACAAAGGTCTTGCCTTCaccgagagagagagagatgctCACTACCTACGCGGTCTTCTTCCGCCAATTGTTCTCAGTCAAGAGCTTCAAGAGAAGAGGATAATGCATATGCTTCGCCAATATAAAGTTCCTTTGCAACGATACATGGCTATGATGGATCTTCAG GAGAGGAATGAACGACTTTTCTACAAGCTTCTCATCGATAATGTGGAGGAACTGCTCCCGGTTGTTTACACTCCAACGGTTGGTGAGGCTTGCCAAAAGTATGGGAGCATTTTCAGGCGCCCTCAGGGTCTTTACATCAGTTTGAAAGAGAA GGGGAAGATTCTTGAAGTATTGAAAAACTGGCCCGAGAGAAGCGTCCAAGTTATTGTTGTCACCGATGGCGAGAGAATTTTGGGACTTGGAGATCTTGGTTGTCAG GGGATGGGTATACCTGTAGGAAAACTTTCTCTGTACACAGCTCTTGGAGGAGTCCGTCCTTCTGCG TGCTTGCCTATTACTATTGATGTCGGGACAAACAACGAGAAGTTGTTAAACAACGAGTTTTACATCGGCCTCAGGCAAAGGAGGGCCACTGGACAG GAATATGCTGAACTTCTCCATGAGTTCATGTCTGCAGTTAAGCAGAATTATGGGGAGAAAGTCCTAATACAG TTTGAAGATTTTGCAAACCACAATGCATTCGAGCTGTTGGCAAGATATAGATCTAGTCATCTCGTTTTCAACGACGACATACAG GGTACCGCATCTGTGGTGCTGGCTGGGCTTCTTGCAGCCCTGAAATTACTCGGTGGAACCCTCGCTGACCATAGGTTTTTGTTCCTTGGTGCCGGAGAG GCTGGAACCGGTATAGCTGAGCTCATTGCTCTTGAGATGTCAAAGCAG ACTGGAAATCCAATCGAAGAGAACCGCAAGAAGATTTGGCTTGTAGACTCAAAG GGGTTGATTGTCGACTCTCGTAAGCATTCACTTCAACACTTCAAGAAACCTTGGGCTCATGAGCATGAACCTGTCAGCAAACTCGTAGATGCTGTCAAG GCAATCAAACCAACGGTCTTGATCGGGACATCTGGGGTCGGAAAACAATTTACAAGGGAGGTTGTTGAGGCTATGGCATCCATCAATGAG AAACCTCTTATTATGGCTCTATCGAACCCTACCTCGCAAGCTGAATGTACAGCAGAAGAAGCATATACATGGAGTGAG GGTCGTGCAATCTTTGCCAGTGGAAGCCCATTTGACCCCTTTGAATACGATGGCAAAGTCTTTGTTCCCGGCCAG gCAAACAATGCTTACATTTTCCCTGGTTTCGGTTTGGGAGTGATAATGTCTGGTGCAATTCGTGTACATGACGATATGCTTTTGACAGCCT CGGAAGCTTTGGCAGCACAAGTGACAGAGGAACACTTCAAAAAGGGACTAATTTACCCACCATTCTCCGATATCAGAAAGATTTCAGCCAACATTGCTGCTAAGGTTGCTGCCAAGGCATATGAACTCG GGCTGGCATCTCACCTTCCTCAGCCCGAAGATCTGGTTAAATATGCGGAGAGCTGCATGTACAGCCCTGTCTATAGAAGCTACCGTTGA
- the LOC105762176 gene encoding uncharacterized protein LOC105762176, whose product MEDEVERRQIQQILELDDEELQIEEVESLLESSDDDRDATGVVSPDHFTFNTHLTSLHSYLGEVDDTRHRSAFWDGGAVLNLPLFYLEGVVLFPEATLPLRVIEPNFVAAVNRAMTQADAPYTMGVVRGYRDSNDGPLRLAKVGTTAEIRQYRPVEDGSINVVTRGQQRFCLKRCWIDAEGAPFGEIQIIEEDIPFRTPRDAYAKLVPLNNLQGQQILSLNALSHGGRNDENDSEANSEESFENELTQTERRIHQSAIGACYDSDRTDESTSSADDNKLSESDSQSGSPCDTDSTFLGSSPSGHKKEVRNSDLGIGTKSMARKVAEPRSHLSSTLSRAFAPVWVYRMYDSFCLAQKAADMWKQIVGTPSMDGFVKKPDLLSFYIASKIPISDPTRQELLEIDGVSYRLRREIELLERLDRVRCKICKTVIARRSDMLVMSTDGPMGAYVNSYGYVHEVMTFRKAKGLVTSGRPHEEYSWFPGYAWTIINCASCDVQMGWLFTATNEKLKPKSFWGIRSSQVKDEMR is encoded by the exons atggaagaCGAAGTTGAGAGGCGACAGATCCAACAGATTCTGGAGCTCGACGACGAAGAGTTACAGATCGAAGAAGTCGAAAGTCTTCTCGAATCCTCCGACGATGATCGCGATGCCAC TGGCGTTGTTTCACCTGATCACTTTACTTTCAATACCCACTTGACTTCCTTACATTCATATCTCGGCg AGGTTGATGATACGCGACACAGATCTGCTTTTTGGGACGGCGGTGCCGTTTTGAACCTTCCTTTGTTCTATCTTGAAG GGGTAGTCCTGTTCCCCGAGGCCACACTTCCACTTAGAGTTATTGAACCGAACTTTGTAGCTGCTGTTAACAGAGCAATGACCCAGGCTGATGCTCCCTACACCATGGGGGTG GTCCGTGGTTACAGAGACTCTAATGATGGACCATTAAGGCTAGCAAAAGTAGGGACAACCGCAGAG ATTCGGCAATATCGTCCAGTGGAGGATGGTTCTATTAATGTGGTTACTCGTGGCCAACAGCGGTTTTGTTTGAAACGCTGTTGGATTGATGCAGAAGGAGCA CCTTTTGGAGAGATACAGATTATTGAGGAAGATATACCATTTAGAACCCCTCGAGATGCATATGCAAAATTGGTACCGTTAAATAATCTGCAAGGCCAACAGATCCTATCTTTAAATGCTTTATCACATGGAGggagaaatgatgaaaatgattcaGAAGCAAATTCAGAGGAAAGCTTTGAGAATGAACTTACTCAAACAGAGCGGAGAATTCATCAGTCTGCAATCGGTGCCTGCTATGATTCTGATAGGACGGATGAGTCGACAAGTAGTGCTGACGACAATAAATTATCTGAGTCAGACAGCCAATCAGGAAGTCCATGTGACACTGATTCTACCTTCTTAGGTTCTTCACCTTCTGGCCATAAGAAAGAGGTTAGAAATTCTGACTTGGGAATTGGGACCAAGTCCATGGCTCGAAAAGTGGCAGAACCAAGGTCTCATCTTTCAAGTACATTGTCAAGAGCATTCGCGCCCGTTTGGGTATATCGTATGTACGACTCATTTTGTCTTGCTCAAAAGGCAGCAG ATATGTGGAAACAAATAGTCGGGACTCCAAGCATGGATGGTTTTGTGAAGAAGCCTgatcttttatctttttatattgcAAGTAAAATCCCCATCTCTGACCCTACAAGGCAGGAGCTTCTGGAAATTGATGGTGTTTCATATAGACTGCGCCGGGAAATTGAGTTACTTGAAAGGCTTGATCGTGTTCGATGCAAGATCTGTAAG ACTGTAATTGCCAGGCGCAGTGATATGTTGGTGATGTCTACTGATGGTCCTATGGGTGCCTATGTTAACTCATACGGCTATGTTCATGAGGTAATGACTTTCCGAAAAGCGAAGGGCTTAGTTACCAGCGGCCGACCACATGAAGAGTACAGCTGGTTTCCTGG GTATGCATGGACGATCATAAACTGCGCATCATGTGACGTCCAAATGGGGTGGCTTTTCACTGCAacaaatgaaaagttgaagcCTAAATCGTTTTGGGGTATAAGGAGTTCTCAAGTTAAGGATGAAATGCGATAG